From Candidatus Neptunochlamydia vexilliferae:
TGGGAGTGATCGCCTCTTCGACATAACTTCCTGGCTTTTCGCTGGGCATTTTGGTTTGTCCAAAAGTGGCTGGAGCGTCGGGCTGACCGAGATCGAGATCGCGACTCATCACCCGCCCATCGGGACCACTTCCCTTCACCGAGGTGAGGTCAATCCCCTTTTCCTTGGCCAGTTTTTTCGCTAAGGGAGAGGCAGCAAGGCGCTCCCGCATTTCGGTTTCAAAGGCAAAGGTGTAATCTTCTAGAGGAGGTTCGATCGGAAAGGCTGCGGCTGCTAGCGTCACTCCACTTCCCTTTTGAGGAGAAGAAGGGGTTGCAGCAGCGGTTTCTCTCTCTTCTTGAGGAACCTCTTTTTCTTCTTTGATCCCTTCGGGGGTATACCCTTCAAGACTTTCATCTTGGGTTTCGGTAAAAATTGCAACCGCTTCGTTAACGCGGGCATCACTTCCCTCTTCGATGAGGATTTTTCTGAGGTACCCCCCATCGAGGGCATTGTGCTCCACCGTTGCCTTGTCGGTCGCCACTTCAAGGAGAAGCTCTCCATCTTTGACAAGATCGCCCTCTTTTTTGTGCCACTTGACAATGGTTCCCCCCTCCATTGTTGGTGAAAGTTTTGGCATGGTCAGGGTAAATGGCATCGGTATCAGCTCCTATAAATGCAAGGTTTGTTCAATCCCTGGTGACTCACTATGGGTAATTGAAGGGGTTTTCGATTTTTTTCTAGGCTTTGGTGGTTAAAAATTCCACATACTTGGGTAAAGTAGGGGGATTTTGAACCATCCAAGCCTAGGGAAAAAGAAAAATTCAAGCAATTATCCATAGGGAGTCACCAGGGATTCTATAGCCGCGCGAATTCGCTCGGGGTTCGGTTGCGACTCCCTCTCCAGTTCCTTGTTATAGGGAAGAGGGGTCTCCATCTGGCACACCCTTTTTAAGGGGGCATCTAAAAAGTCAAAGCACTGCTCTTGAATCTGGAACCCAATCTCGGCAGAAATTCCTGCAAAGAGGTGTCCCTCTTCGACAAGGACTGCAAAGTGAGTTTTTCGAACAGAAGCAGCAATCGTTCCCATGTCGAGAGGCTTGATCGTTCGGAGGTCAATCAGCTCGATTTGGATCCCCTTCTTTGCGAATTCATCGACCACCTTTTTGCAGTGGTGGAGCATCCGGCTATAAGAGATCAAGGTGAGGTGTTTTCCTTCTCGAAGAATCTTTGCTTTTCCAATCGGAACGAGATACTCCTCGGTCGGAATCTCCATCTTCATCCCATAGTCGAGCTCGTTTTCGAGATAGATCACCGGATTGTTATTGCGGATCGCAGACTTTAAAAGTCCTTTTGCGTCGTAAGGGTTACTCGGCGCCACAATAACAAAGCCAGGAAGGTTCCCATAAAGGGCTTCAACGCAGTGAGAGTGTTGACAGGAGACCTGGGCAGCCGCTCCATTGGGCCCGCGGAAAACAATGGGAACGTTAAACCGATTCCCCGACATGTAATACATCTTACATGCATTCGAAACGAGTTGGTCGAACGCAACAAAGGAGAAGTTAAAGCTCATAAATTCGACGATCGGGCGGAGCCCCGTCATCGCAGCGCCAATGCTTAAGCCTACAAAGCCATTTTCTGCAATGGGAGTGTCGATAATCCGCTCGGGTCCCCACTTATCGAGAAGTCCTTTCGAGACTTTGTAAGCGCCATTGTACTCGGCCACCTCTTCTCCCATGAGGTAAACCTTCTCATCTCGCTCCATCTCTTCATCGATCGCTTGCCGAATCGCTTCTCTTAATTCTATTTCTTGAGTCATGATGAACCTATCTCCTGCTCAAGCGGTTATTGTATTTCTTGGATTTTCGAGCAGATTTTTTTCCTGCATTTAAAGTACATTGTCCAACAGACAAGGACTTTAAATGAAGGGAAAAAAGATGCCGGAAAGACTGGAATAAAAGAACTGATTGAGCGGAAGATA
This genomic window contains:
- a CDS encoding alpha-ketoacid dehydrogenase subunit beta, which translates into the protein MTQEIELREAIRQAIDEEMERDEKVYLMGEEVAEYNGAYKVSKGLLDKWGPERIIDTPIAENGFVGLSIGAAMTGLRPIVEFMSFNFSFVAFDQLVSNACKMYYMSGNRFNVPIVFRGPNGAAAQVSCQHSHCVEALYGNLPGFVIVAPSNPYDAKGLLKSAIRNNNPVIYLENELDYGMKMEIPTEEYLVPIGKAKILREGKHLTLISYSRMLHHCKKVVDEFAKKGIQIELIDLRTIKPLDMGTIAASVRKTHFAVLVEEGHLFAGISAEIGFQIQEQCFDFLDAPLKRVCQMETPLPYNKELERESQPNPERIRAAIESLVTPYG